TGCAGACGTGGTGATCGAAAATTTCAAGGCGGGCACGCTGGCCCGTTACGGCCTCGACTATGCCACGCTCGCGGCCGAGAATCCGCGTCTCGTCTATTGCTCCATCACCGGTTTCGGCCAGGACGGCCCGCGACGCGAAGAGCCGGGATACGACTTTGTGATTCAGGGCATGAGCGGCTTGATGGGACTGACCGGGGAACCGGACGGGGACCCGATGAAGATGGGGGTTTCAATCTCCGACCTTGCATGCGGCCTCTATTCCACGATCGCGATCCAGGCCGCGTTGCTGATGCGGGAAAGGACCGGGGCCGGCCAGCATATCGACATGGCTTTGCTCGACTGTTCGGTATCGCTGCTTGCCAATCAGGCGATGAGCTTCTTCGCCAGTGAGGCGAACCCGCCGCGGATGGGCAATTCGCACGCGCAAGTCGTGCCTTACGGCGTCTACCGCGCGAAAGATGGCGATATCGTGCTGGCCCCTGCCAACGACCGGCTGTTCGGTGCGCTCATGCAGGCACTTGGCCGGGCGGATCTGGCGGACGATCCGCGCCTGGCCGACAATGCCGGAAGGATCGCCCAACGCGGCTGGCTGGAAGCAGAAATCGCGCGCGAGATCGCGGGCTGGACTCGCTCGGACCTGCTCGCCGCCTGCCGGGACAGCGGCGTCCCTGCAGGCCCGATCAACGATTGCGATGCGGTGTTTTCCGACCCGCAGGTCGTCGCGCGGGGCATGAAGATCGCGCCATCGGGCATTCCCGGCCTGCGCAGCCCGATCCGGTTTTCCAATGCCGATCTGGCACTCGACCGCCCCTCTCCCCGTCACGGGGAGCACGGGGCCGACATCGCCTGGCGCGATTAGATCAGGCCAGCGCGGCCTTCAGGTCGTCGGCCAGATCGGTGCGTTCCCAGGGGAAGTGATCCCCTTCGGCGGCGCGCCCGAAATGGCCATAGGCCGCACTGCGACGATAGATCGGCTTGTTGAGCTTCAGATGCGTGCGGATGCCGCGCGGGGTCAGGCCGCCCAGCTTGTCGATGCTGCGGATGGCATCTTCGATCCGCTCGTCGCCAACCGTTCCGGTGCCATGCGTATCGACATAGAGCGACAGCGGCTCCGACACGCCGATGGCATAGGAAAGCTGGATCGTGCACCGGCGGGCGATGCCGGCCGCGACGATGTTTTTCGCCAGATAGCGGCTGATATAGGCGGCCGAACGGTCCACCTTCGTCGGGTCCTTGCCGCTGAAAGCGCCGCCACCGTGGGGCGATGCACCGCCATAGGTATCGACGATGATCTTGCGCCCCGTCAGACCGGCATCGCCGTCGGGCCCGCCGATCACGAACGTTCCGGTGGGATTGATATGCCAGCGCGTTTCGTCGGACAGGAAGCCTTCGGGCAGGATTTCGGCGACGACACCCTTCACGTAATCCTTCAGTTCGGCTTCTTTCGCGCCCTCGTCATAACCGGGGGCGTGCTGGGTCGATACGACGATTGCGGTCGCGGCGACCGGCTTGCCATCGCGGTAACGCAGGGTCACCTGGCTCTTCGCATCGGGTTCGAGGAACGGCGCCGCGCCGCTCTTGCGGTCGGTGGCGAGGCGCTGGAGTATCTTGTGGCTGTAATCGATCGTGGCCGGCATCAGGTCAGGCGTTTCGTCGCAGGCGAAACCGAACATGATGCCCTGGTCGCCCGCGCCCTCATCCTTGTTGCCGCTGGCATCGACGCCTTGCGCGATATGCGCGCTCTGGCCGTGCAGATGGTTTTCGAAGGTCAGCGTTTCCCAGTGAAAGCCGTCCTGCTCGTAACCGATCTCGCGCACGGTGCGGCGAACGGTCTGCTCGATTTCCTCAAGCGCGCCATCGACCCATGCACCGTTTTCGTACACACCCTTGCAGCGCAGTTCGCCGGCAAGAACGACACGTTGCGTCGTGGTCAGTGTTTCGCAGGCCACGCGCGCTTCCGGGTCTTTCGACAGCAGCAGATCGACAATCGCGTCGGAAATCTGGTCCGAAACCTTGTCGGGATGCCCTTCGGAAACGCTTTCGGAGGTAAAGAGGTACGTGCTGCGCATACGTGATATTCCGATATAAAGATAGCTTTATGTCTGAACCGACTTCCTAGCCGCGTCGCAACCGCGTGGCAACCAGAGATCCGGCGATCAGCAGCCCTGCCCAGCCCATTGCCAGCCAGTTGCCCCACCGGGCGAACCAGGTTTCGGGCGCAGCCGGAGGCACGGTGCCGTCGATCCGCCCGGGCACCCGCATTCCGATATGGTCGCGCACCACCCCGCGCGCATCGATAACGGCGCTGATCCCGGTCGTGGTCGATCGCAGAACCGGCAACCCTTCCTCGATCGCGCGCATTCGCGCCTGGGCGAGATGCTGGGGTGGCCCCCAGGTGCCGAACCAGCCATCGTTGGAAGGGTTGAAGATGTAATCCGGCCGGTCGGCCCG
The nucleotide sequence above comes from Pelagerythrobacter marensis. Encoded proteins:
- a CDS encoding CaiB/BaiF CoA transferase family protein, translating into MSDRPSPLAGLRVVELARVLAGPFAGQTLADLGADVIKVESPEGDGTRQWGPPWIEHDGERAAAYYHACNRGKRSIVADFTDPHDRAMVANLCAGADVVIENFKAGTLARYGLDYATLAAENPRLVYCSITGFGQDGPRREEPGYDFVIQGMSGLMGLTGEPDGDPMKMGVSISDLACGLYSTIAIQAALLMRERTGAGQHIDMALLDCSVSLLANQAMSFFASEANPPRMGNSHAQVVPYGVYRAKDGDIVLAPANDRLFGALMQALGRADLADDPRLADNAGRIAQRGWLEAEIAREIAGWTRSDLLAACRDSGVPAGPINDCDAVFSDPQVVARGMKIAPSGIPGLRSPIRFSNADLALDRPSPRHGEHGADIAWRD
- the metK gene encoding methionine adenosyltransferase yields the protein MRSTYLFTSESVSEGHPDKVSDQISDAIVDLLLSKDPEARVACETLTTTQRVVLAGELRCKGVYENGAWVDGALEEIEQTVRRTVREIGYEQDGFHWETLTFENHLHGQSAHIAQGVDASGNKDEGAGDQGIMFGFACDETPDLMPATIDYSHKILQRLATDRKSGAAPFLEPDAKSQVTLRYRDGKPVAATAIVVSTQHAPGYDEGAKEAELKDYVKGVVAEILPEGFLSDETRWHINPTGTFVIGGPDGDAGLTGRKIIVDTYGGASPHGGGAFSGKDPTKVDRSAAYISRYLAKNIVAAGIARRCTIQLSYAIGVSEPLSLYVDTHGTGTVGDERIEDAIRSIDKLGGLTPRGIRTHLKLNKPIYRRSAAYGHFGRAAEGDHFPWERTDLADDLKAALA